A single Gammaproteobacteria bacterium DNA region contains:
- a CDS encoding FecR domain-containing protein: MQSIEEAAQWAARLDAPDCTTAELGEFERWLRAEASHAAAFAMIHDGVDRKMERLATDPRLRAMAERMFTMGPSDAQDQPRRRSIGRVRWMSAGALAASVIVAAVSAWALVSHVPTPVIYVAGAGGQRTLELEDGSTVRLDVQSEVAVRFTAKTRSVELTKGRALFDVAHDAGRPFNVRIENDTVTALGTRFQVQKQGPQVLVTLARGVVEVTSHDRGKRIVQRLRPGEQLALEPGGATKQRIDPEMVTSWSRGRHVFRDTPLREALAEVNRYSIRKVRLGDPGLAALTVSGNFIAGDSEQIVKAFAAVLPLRIVGDGDGELVLFGAQTSNLPPKERGTT; encoded by the coding sequence ATGCAAAGTATTGAGGAGGCGGCTCAGTGGGCAGCAAGGCTGGATGCGCCAGATTGCACGACTGCTGAACTGGGTGAATTCGAGCGTTGGCTTCGAGCTGAAGCGTCACATGCAGCGGCTTTTGCCATGATCCATGATGGCGTAGACAGAAAGATGGAACGGCTCGCAACCGATCCCCGCCTGCGGGCGATGGCGGAGCGCATGTTCACAATGGGCCCGTCGGATGCTCAAGATCAGCCACGGCGTCGCTCGATTGGTCGCGTGCGGTGGATGTCGGCCGGCGCGCTAGCGGCTAGCGTCATCGTTGCGGCGGTTTCGGCTTGGGCTTTGGTTTCGCACGTGCCGACGCCGGTCATCTACGTGGCAGGTGCCGGGGGGCAACGTACACTCGAACTCGAAGACGGTTCCACGGTACGGCTCGACGTACAGAGCGAGGTGGCCGTACGGTTCACGGCCAAGACTCGAAGCGTCGAACTGACGAAAGGTCGGGCCTTGTTCGATGTCGCCCATGATGCAGGGCGCCCATTCAATGTCCGTATCGAGAACGACACGGTCACTGCACTGGGCACGCGCTTTCAGGTACAGAAGCAGGGGCCGCAGGTTTTGGTGACACTTGCACGGGGTGTTGTGGAGGTGACAAGTCACGACCGCGGAAAGCGCATAGTCCAGCGTTTGCGACCGGGTGAGCAGCTGGCTCTGGAGCCGGGCGGCGCTACGAAACAACGTATCGACCCGGAAATGGTGACGAGTTGGTCGCGTGGACGCCATGTGTTTCGTGATACACCGCTTCGGGAAGCCTTGGCTGAAGTCAATCGGTATTCCATTCGCAAAGTCCGACTCGGTGATCCCGGTCTGGCAGCGCTGACCGTCAGCGGCAACTTCATTGCTGGTGACAGTGAGCAGATTGTCAAAGCATTTGCTGCAGTGCTGCCCTTGCGCATCGTCGGGGACGGTGATGGCGAACTCGTACTGTTCGGCGCTCAAACATCGAATTTGCCACCGAAGGAGCGTGGCACAACGTAG